TCAATGTGCTTCACATACATTGGATCCGCAGTATGGAATTTAGTACCTGGAAACTCGGTACTATGGTCAATACTGGCGAATTTGGTAcctgtaaaattaacactatttagCCCTGGAATAGGGTTTAAAATCCTGTAGCCATGTAAAAAACGATGTATCCCGATGAATGTGAGCGTTGTTTGAATTAgaagataaaatttacacatgtTCCAATGGGGAATATATTAActgatttattattattattgtaccATATCCGgctaaaaaaattttattatggATTCTTCTTTTCATGATAATGATGACCTAACCGAACCCATCACTTATATCTGCGGAGGTAATcaataaattcattaattttacaacaTCTTACCATTTCCCACCGGATTCCTCATTATTCTTcactattaattattaattattattaattatttttatttaaaaatttgaataatattgaaattaGAATGTGGCCATGATGTATCTTTGCAGCCGAGTTCTGTTGTTAGATGTAGAAATTGCGGATCCAGAATACTATACAAAAAAAGATCTTACAGAGGTATTACCAATAATTATGCCTAAATTATTCGTAAATTATGCCTAAATAAGCTCTAAAATACATCTAAATTATGCCAAAATAACccctaaaatacctctaaaatatacctaaattacctctaaaatatgcctaaaatacctctaaaataagcctaaattacctctaaaataagcctaaattacctctaaaataagcctaaattacctctaaattatagctaaattacctctaaattatagctaaaatacctctaaatTATACCTAAATAACCTCTAAAATAACCCTAAATAACCTCTAAAATAAccctaaaatacctctaaaataagcctaaattacctttaaattactttgaaaataccttaaaattccttaaaataccttgaaaataccttgaaattacctctaaaataaccctaaaatacctctaaatTATACCTAAATTACCTCTAAATAACCTCTAAATACCGTAAATTTACCTCTAAATTATACCTAAATAACCTCTAAATTACGTATAATTATGcttaaaattgtgtaaattatgtgtaaTTTGTGTATTAGTTGTGCAATACGAGGCTCGTTGATGACAAAGTTACAGGACACTCAGAGGACTATTGGCGGTAACAAcactttaatttatctattttagAGTTAAAAGAGCTTTGTGAGCTTTTATACTCTGCGCCAGAGTCTGATTTACTGGAACTTTACCCCAAATTCGAGCTCTTTAAAACTAAGTTAAACGCTTTATTATCAACTGTCACGCGGTATAGAATACAGTTACACAGTTCCGACAGTGTTTACGGGCCCAAAACGCTGAAAACTGTCGAGGtacaataaaattgtattatttGGTTTAGGAAGTGGTCTCAGACTATGATAAGCTCTATGAAATTTACCAAGAGAATTTACACGACGTTTTCTCCCCTCTGACACATGTTCACAGGGTAATTACACGTGAATTATTTCACTGTAGGAGCAGAACTCACCGGATAATGAAGAGGAACTGgtgaaaaaaattaatgaggAGACTATGAAGAGAATTGATGAGGAGACTATGAAGAGAATTGATGAGGAGACAAAATTGCAGTTGGACCAAATTGAGTataaaagaaaattaaagCACGATACAAATCAGCAGATAAACTTTGAGACGATTCGGGATGAGGAGTTTGTTAATACTTtgaataattgtgtagaaCTCCGTTGAAGGATGTGTTGAACGCAGTGTTACGAGTGTATAGAGAGGACGCGTGTGATAATTTGGAGCAGGTCCTGTGTGATATTTACTCTGCGCACACTGGCGAATTTGTGAAAATTGTCGAAAacattacaaatttaatgaaagAAATTAGTAAAAGACCGGACGAACTTAGTCTCAGAGTTCTAAGAATCAATAACCAAAAGCTAAGAGACGActttttaacacattacaACTCTGccaaattattaaagttCACAGGGTTCAAAGTCACCACCACACAAGATTTACAACACACTCTCAAATCACGTAATTACTTATTGtacaatataataaaatacatagtttagataataaaatagaTGACAAAAT
The Theileria parva strain Muguga chromosome 3 map unlocalized ctg_530, whole genome shotgun sequence DNA segment above includes these coding regions:
- the NRPB12 gene encoding DNA-directed RNA polymerases II IV and V subunit 12; translated protein: MDSSFHDNDDLTEPITYICGECGHDVSLQPSSVVRCRNCGSRILYKKRSYRVVQYEAR
- a CDS encoding PUB domain protein, which produces MTKLQDTQRTIGELKELCELLYSAPESDLLELYPKFELFKTKLNALLSTVTRYRIQLHSSDSVYGPKTLKTVEEVVSDYDKLYEIYQENLHDVFSPLTHVHREQNSPDNEEELVKKINEETMKRIDEETMKRIDEETKLQLDQIEYKRKLKHDTNQQINFETIRDEETPLKDVLNAVLRVYREDACDNLEQVLCDIYSAHTGEFVKIVENITNLMKEISKRPDELSLRVLRINNQKLRDDFLTHYNSAKLLKFTGFKVTTTQDLQHTLKSLGMSFGDEYFLYLHEPDMFTLYDKWRAWLDNINHVSDTLERFLTKFKKLQKSTNHPNIISQSLTF